One window of the Chryseobacterium camelliae genome contains the following:
- a CDS encoding PLP-dependent aminotransferase family protein has product MLRDWKFEIQLDARSDKAVYLQIADALIKDIHSGRLKSGDALPGSRNLAQLLKVNRNTVVEALNVLLIEGWLVSKERQGTFVADTLPDLRKIKSDTNAAATSKSIQNKHYRLQFDDGHPDTKIAPVMELARAYRQLFNQKAKWQMMGYGDEFGNLEFRKAIVQMLNHQRGMQVNEQHICITRGSQMAMYLTAQCLLTKGDHVMIENPGYKPAWKAFENAGAKLLPVNVDKDGLITEEVKNHLKSRKKIKAIYVTPHHQYPTTATLSLKRRLELIQLSNQFGFTIIEDDYDNEFHFGYRPLLPLSSFTELKNYVYIGTMSKVVAPALRIGYLVSNNDALIEKTGNLRKIIDVQGDGIMEQAVLQLIKDGTIKRHIKKATNHYKAKRDFMVTLLDKYISSQAAYTFPEGGLAFWIVPHQPVNWPKVSRKLDAIGIKIITPDTYSFDQPVNGIRLGYGSLSTIDLEDGIMILAKEAFGKSCPDDV; this is encoded by the coding sequence ATGTTGCGGGATTGGAAATTTGAAATACAGTTGGATGCACGATCAGATAAAGCTGTTTATCTGCAAATAGCCGATGCGCTTATCAAAGACATCCATTCGGGCAGGTTAAAATCCGGCGATGCATTGCCCGGCAGCAGAAACCTTGCACAACTGTTAAAAGTCAACCGGAATACGGTTGTAGAGGCGCTTAATGTGCTGCTGATTGAGGGCTGGCTGGTTTCAAAAGAAAGGCAGGGAACCTTTGTTGCCGACACATTGCCAGATCTTAGAAAAATTAAATCAGACACGAACGCTGCCGCTACGTCGAAAAGCATACAAAACAAGCATTACCGCCTTCAGTTTGACGACGGACATCCTGACACTAAGATCGCTCCTGTTATGGAGCTGGCAAGGGCTTACCGGCAGCTATTCAATCAAAAGGCAAAGTGGCAAATGATGGGTTATGGTGATGAATTTGGCAATCTGGAATTCCGGAAGGCGATTGTCCAAATGCTCAATCATCAGAGAGGGATGCAGGTTAATGAACAACATATCTGCATCACCAGAGGAAGCCAGATGGCGATGTACCTTACAGCTCAGTGCCTTTTGACTAAAGGTGATCATGTTATGATAGAAAATCCCGGGTACAAACCTGCATGGAAAGCATTTGAAAATGCCGGTGCAAAGCTCTTACCCGTCAATGTGGATAAAGACGGTTTGATTACAGAAGAGGTTAAAAACCATCTGAAATCACGTAAAAAGATAAAGGCGATATATGTAACCCCACATCATCAATACCCTACTACAGCAACACTGAGTTTAAAAAGAAGGCTGGAATTGATACAACTTTCTAACCAATTCGGATTTACGATTATCGAAGATGACTACGATAATGAATTTCATTTCGGGTACCGTCCTCTATTGCCTTTATCCAGTTTTACAGAACTGAAAAACTACGTTTATATTGGTACGATGAGTAAGGTGGTGGCGCCTGCCCTGCGTATTGGTTATTTGGTCAGTAACAATGATGCCCTCATTGAAAAAACAGGTAACCTGAGAAAGATCATAGATGTACAAGGCGACGGTATAATGGAACAGGCAGTCTTGCAACTAATCAAAGACGGTACCATCAAACGGCATATCAAAAAGGCCACCAACCACTATAAAGCCAAAAGAGATTTTATGGTGACCCTATTGGATAAATATATCTCCAGCCAAGCGGCTTATACTTTTCCTGAAGGTGGCCTGGCATTTTGGATCGTACCCCATCAGCCGGTAAATTGGCCAAAAGTTTCCAGGAAATTAGATGCGATAGGAATTAAGATCATTACACCGGATACGTATAGCTTCGATCAGCCTGTGAATGGCATTCGCCTGGGTTACGGGTCCCTTTCTACCATAGATTTAGAAGATGGGATTATGATATTGGCTAAAGAGGCTTTTGGAAAAAGCTGTCCTGATGATGTTTGA
- the gwsS gene encoding grasp-with-spasm system SPASM domain peptide maturase, which yields MTYFNKFACCLVTYGHTRSVICDVQRNNYYLIPNSLYTLLTEEFPNFSIEEIFENYGKENEKYLKDYLNFLLANEIGFIDDQIIKELIPLHLHYKVAEPISNMIIDVSTESFFLEDSVQIAKFIDANRVKQLQIRCYDVIDLNMFSTFLNNLSDTTLKGIEIILPYTIKSENRLVSKNIIKSNDKITKLIYFGCNEGKQDKYLNRIVLYVQDKIINKKNCGLISSNYFNSNLETYTLSNNHNSCLYKKISIDSEGNIRNCPSMPQSFGNIKDTPLEDALSQPEFKKYWNLTKDSIDVCKDCEFRYICTDCRAYTERTHTDSEGLDTSKPLKCGYNPYLGEWEEWSTNPLKEKAIHYYGMQDLVKA from the coding sequence ATGACTTATTTTAATAAATTTGCTTGTTGCTTAGTGACTTATGGGCATACAAGAAGTGTAATTTGCGATGTACAGCGAAATAATTATTACCTGATTCCAAATTCTTTATATACTTTACTTACTGAAGAGTTTCCAAATTTTTCCATTGAAGAAATTTTTGAGAATTATGGAAAAGAAAATGAAAAATATTTAAAAGATTATTTAAATTTTTTATTAGCCAATGAAATAGGGTTTATCGATGATCAGATTATAAAAGAGCTCATCCCTTTACATTTACATTACAAGGTAGCTGAACCCATCTCCAATATGATAATTGATGTCAGTACAGAATCTTTTTTTCTTGAAGATTCTGTTCAGATCGCAAAGTTTATTGATGCAAACAGAGTAAAGCAATTACAGATCAGATGTTATGATGTAATTGATTTAAATATGTTTTCAACATTTTTGAATAATCTGTCTGACACTACCTTAAAGGGTATTGAAATAATCCTCCCGTATACAATAAAATCAGAAAATAGATTGGTAAGTAAAAATATTATTAAATCAAATGATAAAATTACCAAACTAATTTATTTCGGATGTAATGAAGGTAAACAAGATAAATATCTGAATAGAATTGTACTGTATGTTCAAGATAAAATTATAAATAAAAAAAATTGCGGACTGATTTCTTCCAACTATTTTAATTCCAATCTCGAAACCTATACGTTATCCAACAACCACAACTCCTGCCTCTACAAAAAAATTTCCATAGATTCTGAAGGCAACATCAGAAACTGCCCTTCCATGCCTCAAAGTTTTGGGAATATTAAAGATACTCCCTTAGAAGATGCGTTATCCCAGCCTGAATTCAAAAAATACTGGAACCTAACCAAAGACAGCATAGACGTCTGCAAAGATTGTGAATTTCGGTATATCTGTACAGATTGCAGAGCTTATACAGAAAGAACCCATACTGATTCTGAAGGTTTAGATACTTCAAAACCTTTAAAATGCGGATATAATCCATACCTAGGGGAATGGGAAGAATGGAGTACCAATCCGCTTAAAGAAAAAGCAATCCATTATTACGGAATGCAGGATTTGGTAAAGGCATAA
- the gwsG gene encoding grasp-with-spasm system ATP-grasp peptide maturase: protein MIIIFSKNYGENTTDDVINWLYHHKKDNEAVVRINGDDLLNKDFYIDISNSEFNFNNQKIDNQIVHTIWFRRTFDEDFLHIEPKIFNEFHNNKTLENHLFSELRTIYRFLESFLEHSVWINKYSDSLNKLKTLQLAEKHGLKIPGTYITNKIETINQLAVDKNLITKPISDAVILFDDDSHYMMYTSEVNEIKKDGYIFPTKLQSKIDKKFELRIFYIDDVFYSMAIFSQNDHKTKVDFRNYNFKKRNRNVPYQLPLHIESSLKELVKELNLKTCSIDMIVSTDDEYYFLEINPVGQFGMVSKPCNYYLEEQMALYILKNYEENRTEI, encoded by the coding sequence ATGATAATTATTTTTAGTAAAAATTACGGTGAAAATACAACAGATGATGTAATAAACTGGTTGTACCATCATAAAAAAGACAATGAAGCAGTAGTTAGAATAAATGGTGATGATTTACTAAATAAAGACTTTTATATTGATATTTCCAATTCCGAATTTAATTTCAATAATCAAAAAATAGATAATCAAATTGTACATACGATTTGGTTCAGACGTACTTTTGATGAAGACTTTCTACATATTGAACCTAAAATTTTTAATGAGTTTCATAATAACAAAACCCTTGAAAATCATTTATTCTCCGAGTTAAGAACAATATATAGGTTTTTAGAATCGTTTTTAGAACATTCAGTCTGGATTAATAAATACAGTGACAGTTTAAATAAGCTGAAAACACTTCAACTTGCTGAAAAACATGGTCTGAAAATTCCAGGCACCTATATAACTAACAAAATAGAGACTATTAACCAATTAGCAGTAGATAAAAATCTGATTACAAAGCCCATAAGCGATGCTGTAATACTTTTTGATGATGATTCTCATTATATGATGTATACCAGCGAAGTAAATGAGATAAAAAAAGATGGTTATATTTTTCCTACCAAACTTCAAAGTAAAATAGATAAAAAATTTGAACTTAGAATATTCTATATAGACGATGTTTTTTATTCTATGGCTATATTTTCTCAGAATGACCATAAGACTAAGGTGGATTTCAGGAATTATAATTTTAAGAAAAGGAACAGGAATGTACCTTATCAACTACCGCTACATATAGAATCAAGTTTAAAAGAACTAGTTAAAGAATTAAATCTGAAAACGTGCTCGATAGATATGATCGTTTCAACAGATGACGAGTACTATTTTCTTGAAATAAATCCTGTAGGGCAGTTTGGAATGGTTTCCAAACCCTGCAATTATTATTTAGAAGAACAAATGGCATTATATATATTAAAGAATTATGAAGAAAACAGGACCGAAATTTAA
- a CDS encoding helix-turn-helix transcriptional regulator, with amino-acid sequence MNKKLITVRKARKITQADIATYLKMSQTQYQKRETGKIIISDQEWKDIARLLDVSVEEIYEEYDNQHLILQKKIEILELQIKALRAGKKK; translated from the coding sequence ATGAACAAGAAGTTGATTACTGTACGAAAAGCTAGAAAAATTACGCAGGCTGATATTGCAACTTACCTTAAAATGAGCCAGACTCAATATCAGAAAAGAGAAACAGGAAAAATTATAATATCGGATCAGGAATGGAAAGATATTGCCAGGCTGTTAGATGTTTCCGTAGAAGAAATTTATGAAGAATATGACAATCAACACCTTATATTACAAAAGAAAATAGAAATCTTAGAACTGCAAATAAAAGCATTGAGGGCAGGGAAAAAAAAATAG
- a CDS encoding DUF2911 domain-containing protein — MKSILKSATVLVAAMTISVNAFAQETKKPASPPMTATGKIKDANITIAYSSPSVKGRTIWGGLEAYDKVWRAGANEATTFETDKDITVQGKKLPAGKYSFFLIPKASGTWTAIFNKEAKQWGAYKYEQSKDALRVDVKTKALPTTQETLVYKINNNGFTMDWDKISVPVEIK, encoded by the coding sequence ATGAAATCCATCCTAAAATCGGCGACCGTCCTTGTTGCGGCGATGACGATCTCTGTAAATGCCTTTGCGCAAGAAACCAAGAAACCGGCCAGTCCACCCATGACGGCGACAGGAAAAATCAAAGATGCCAACATCACCATCGCTTACAGCAGCCCTTCGGTGAAAGGACGTACCATCTGGGGCGGCCTGGAGGCCTATGATAAAGTATGGCGTGCCGGTGCCAATGAAGCCACCACTTTTGAAACGGATAAAGACATCACCGTTCAGGGCAAAAAACTGCCTGCCGGTAAATACAGCTTTTTCCTGATCCCTAAAGCCAGCGGAACCTGGACCGCCATCTTCAACAAAGAAGCCAAACAATGGGGCGCCTACAAATACGAGCAGTCCAAAGATGCGTTAAGAGTGGACGTTAAAACTAAAGCTTTACCAACCACCCAGGAAACCCTGGTGTACAAAATCAACAATAATGGTTTCACCATGGATTGGGATAAAATCTCTGTTCCTGTGGAGATTAAGTAA
- a CDS encoding sodium:solute symporter, with translation MSNIDWAVLICTLVAVVVYGVFIGRGQKSNASYLKADSKMPWYIVLIGIMATQASAITFLSAPGQAYTDGMRFVQYYFGLPLAMIVICITFIPIFQRLNVYTAYEYLENRFDKKTRVLTSLLFLFSRGLSTGISIYAPSIILASVLNWNIYLTNVLTGGILLIYTYVGGAKAIAHTQKLQFLIILGTMAFAGYLLIQDMPGGIGFKDALYLAGKSGKLNVITTEFDWKDKYNIWSGLIGGFFLALSYFGTDQSQVGRYITAKDNTNAKMGLLLNGLVKIPMQFAILLIGALLFAFFSLKPAPIYFNERSYENLKEAQPEQAAVFEREHRDLQVKFNAESKEILKLKEIHSPQLTKAIKGFKDTQTQVKALHDRVEEAINQSNYNAEKTDTNYIFLYFVKNTLPVGMIGLLFAVIFLASWGSISAALNSLAACSLKDVHLIFSKEVPDEQTELKYSRLHTLAWGIFSIAIAMFATQMGSLIEAVNVLGSLFYGPILGIFLVAFYFKKINGANVFVSAILSEITVIAIYQLDIISFLWLNVIGSAAVILFSAIGLLFNRKLV, from the coding sequence ATGAGTAATATCGATTGGGCCGTTCTTATTTGTACCCTCGTGGCTGTGGTAGTTTACGGCGTATTCATCGGCCGTGGCCAGAAAAGCAATGCTTCCTACCTAAAAGCAGACAGTAAAATGCCGTGGTATATTGTCCTTATCGGGATTATGGCGACACAGGCCAGTGCCATTACCTTTCTTTCGGCACCGGGACAGGCGTATACCGACGGGATGCGCTTTGTCCAGTATTATTTCGGGCTGCCTCTGGCAATGATTGTGATCTGCATCACCTTCATCCCGATTTTCCAGCGCCTGAATGTCTACACCGCCTATGAATACCTGGAAAACCGGTTTGATAAAAAAACAAGGGTGCTCACCTCGCTGCTGTTCCTTTTTTCCAGGGGCTTGTCCACGGGAATCAGCATTTATGCGCCGAGCATCATCCTGGCCAGCGTCCTCAACTGGAATATTTATCTCACCAATGTTTTAACAGGCGGCATCCTGTTGATTTACACCTATGTCGGTGGAGCTAAAGCCATCGCCCATACCCAAAAACTACAGTTCCTGATCATTCTGGGAACCATGGCTTTTGCCGGCTATTTGCTGATTCAGGATATGCCGGGCGGCATCGGTTTTAAAGATGCGCTTTATTTGGCGGGGAAATCCGGAAAGCTCAACGTCATCACCACGGAATTCGACTGGAAAGACAAGTACAATATCTGGAGCGGGCTGATCGGAGGTTTTTTCCTGGCGCTTTCGTATTTCGGGACTGATCAAAGCCAGGTCGGAAGGTATATCACTGCTAAAGACAATACCAACGCCAAAATGGGTTTGCTGCTGAACGGATTGGTGAAGATTCCGATGCAGTTTGCCATCCTCCTGATCGGTGCTCTGCTTTTTGCTTTCTTCTCTTTGAAACCGGCACCGATTTATTTTAACGAACGCTCTTACGAGAACCTGAAGGAAGCACAGCCTGAACAGGCGGCTGTGTTTGAAAGAGAACACCGGGATTTACAGGTTAAATTCAACGCAGAATCGAAAGAAATTCTAAAGCTGAAAGAAATACATTCCCCACAGCTTACCAAAGCCATTAAGGGTTTTAAAGACACGCAAACCCAGGTCAAAGCGCTTCATGACAGGGTAGAGGAAGCCATCAACCAATCCAATTACAATGCGGAGAAAACGGATACCAATTATATTTTCCTGTATTTCGTAAAGAATACCCTGCCGGTCGGCATGATCGGCCTCCTGTTTGCCGTCATTTTCCTGGCCAGCTGGGGCTCCATTTCGGCCGCGCTGAATTCCCTTGCCGCCTGCTCGTTAAAAGATGTCCATCTGATATTCAGCAAAGAGGTGCCTGATGAGCAAACCGAATTGAAGTACAGCCGCCTGCATACGCTGGCCTGGGGGATTTTTTCCATTGCCATCGCAATGTTTGCTACGCAGATGGGTTCCCTCATCGAAGCAGTGAATGTATTGGGTTCCCTTTTCTATGGTCCGATCCTGGGGATTTTCCTGGTCGCGTTTTACTTTAAAAAGATCAACGGCGCCAATGTATTTGTTTCCGCCATTCTATCGGAAATAACGGTGATTGCCATCTACCAGTTGGATATCATTTCTTTCCTTTGGCTGAATGTCATCGGGTCTGCGGCGGTGATCCTATTTTCTGCCATCGGGTTATTGTTTAACAGGAAGTTGGTTTAA
- a CDS encoding PIG-L family deacetylase, with translation MFKKVFLGCILGFSTVLCSAQQVRPTKSSEMYRELKTLKHLPKVLYLAAHPDDENTGLLSWLVNDQNLETGYLSLTRGDGGQNLLGTEQGAALGLIRTHELLEARKLDGAQQFFTRAIDFGFSKNTTDTFKQWDENSITADVVWVIRKFRPDVIICRFPPTAAAGHGQHAASAVVAEKAFKLAGDKTAFPEQLRYVNVWQPKRLLWNTFRFGAVNTTAENQLKVTVGQYDAQLGMGYGEVAGLSRSLHKSQGAGTQSVAGIRTEYFSHVAGEPAKANLLDGVVKTWTSKGNADIDQSLDKIIAAFNFNNPDLSLPALLALRKKVMAIQDTELKKDKIKSLDRIILSCAGFMGEAVTNQPEAVAGNQYNFRLNLISRAENPVILENIQWLNQSENLNRKLAKDSLITIGHDIRIPSDAALTEPYWLARPTVDAATFSVPNDTLIGLPEAESPLNVTLGLKIGSEKFQVKLPLSFKKLDPVRGDVVEALRMVPALELKFTQPLYLVKDNEDVHLSVNLKVNSDQKFSNGKLNLMYSGERLGGADVPSISGKDVTIDCIIPKAKLASIRSNRLQLDANYVADGLTYNKKQVLIQYPHLPSLQYFAPATVAVMKGDIRSTVKKVGYIQGAGDFIPEFLHIAGIQVDVLKDEDFYGSTDAAGGNGSQNRLSQYDAIILGVRANNTEKKLGRWMPFLWAYVKTGGNLVMQYNTNQDKTVDQLGMYPFNIANKRVTEENAAVTFLNPNHKLLSFPNKITPDDFKGWVQERGAYFPDQWDAAYEPLFEMHDTGEEPLQGSTLYTKYGKGNFIYTPLAFFRQLPAGNAGAARLFLNFLSAQKN, from the coding sequence ATGTTCAAAAAAGTATTCCTTGGCTGTATCCTTGGCTTTTCTACGGTTCTTTGTTCGGCCCAGCAGGTCCGTCCTACCAAATCATCTGAAATGTACCGCGAACTCAAAACCCTGAAGCACCTGCCGAAAGTATTGTACCTGGCGGCGCATCCGGATGATGAAAATACAGGATTGCTCTCCTGGCTGGTCAACGACCAGAACCTGGAGACGGGCTACCTGTCGTTAACCCGGGGCGATGGCGGACAGAATTTACTGGGGACGGAGCAGGGGGCTGCGCTGGGCCTAATCAGGACGCATGAACTCCTGGAGGCACGAAAGCTGGACGGTGCGCAGCAGTTTTTTACCCGCGCGATTGATTTCGGGTTTTCAAAAAATACCACCGATACTTTTAAGCAGTGGGATGAAAACAGCATTACTGCGGATGTGGTCTGGGTGATCCGTAAATTCCGTCCGGATGTGATCATCTGCCGGTTTCCTCCTACGGCGGCGGCGGGGCACGGACAGCATGCAGCTTCAGCCGTGGTGGCGGAAAAAGCTTTTAAGCTGGCCGGTGATAAAACGGCTTTCCCGGAGCAGCTCAGATACGTCAATGTTTGGCAGCCGAAACGGTTGTTATGGAATACCTTCCGGTTTGGCGCCGTGAATACCACTGCTGAAAACCAGCTGAAAGTTACCGTCGGGCAATATGATGCGCAGCTCGGAATGGGGTATGGCGAAGTGGCCGGATTGAGCAGGAGCTTACACAAAAGTCAGGGTGCGGGAACACAGTCGGTCGCCGGAATCAGGACGGAATATTTTTCCCATGTGGCCGGTGAGCCCGCCAAAGCCAATCTTTTGGATGGCGTCGTTAAAACCTGGACGTCCAAAGGAAATGCAGATATCGACCAATCCCTGGATAAAATTATTGCCGCTTTCAATTTCAACAATCCTGATCTCAGCTTGCCTGCTTTGCTGGCTTTGCGCAAAAAGGTCATGGCGATACAGGATACTGAACTTAAAAAAGATAAAATCAAATCCCTTGACCGGATCATCTTAAGCTGTGCCGGATTTATGGGCGAGGCGGTAACCAACCAGCCGGAAGCGGTTGCAGGGAATCAGTACAATTTCAGATTAAACCTGATTTCACGAGCTGAAAATCCGGTTATCCTGGAAAATATACAATGGCTGAATCAGTCGGAAAACCTGAACAGGAAACTGGCTAAAGATTCTTTAATCACCATCGGGCATGACATCCGGATCCCGTCTGATGCAGCCCTCACGGAGCCGTACTGGCTGGCCAGACCGACAGTGGACGCAGCGACTTTCTCCGTACCGAATGATACCTTAATCGGTTTGCCGGAGGCAGAATCACCGCTGAATGTGACGTTAGGCTTAAAAATCGGTTCGGAAAAGTTTCAGGTGAAGCTTCCTTTATCGTTCAAGAAATTAGACCCGGTTCGTGGTGATGTGGTGGAAGCCCTGCGCATGGTTCCTGCTTTGGAACTGAAATTTACCCAACCGCTGTATCTGGTCAAAGACAATGAAGATGTACATCTGAGTGTTAACCTGAAGGTGAATTCAGATCAAAAGTTCAGCAACGGTAAGCTGAACCTGATGTACAGCGGGGAACGGTTAGGCGGAGCGGATGTACCTTCAATCAGTGGGAAAGATGTTACCATAGATTGCATCATCCCGAAAGCTAAGCTTGCGTCCATACGCTCAAACCGTTTGCAGCTTGATGCCAATTATGTTGCAGACGGACTTACGTATAACAAAAAACAGGTACTGATCCAGTACCCGCATTTGCCTTCATTACAGTATTTTGCTCCGGCGACAGTTGCCGTTATGAAAGGCGATATCCGGTCGACGGTTAAAAAAGTAGGGTACATCCAGGGAGCGGGCGACTTCATTCCTGAGTTCCTGCACATCGCCGGTATTCAGGTAGATGTACTGAAAGACGAAGATTTTTATGGCAGCACCGATGCGGCTGGCGGAAACGGCAGTCAGAACAGATTATCGCAATATGATGCGATCATACTGGGGGTCCGTGCCAACAACACAGAGAAAAAGCTGGGCCGCTGGATGCCTTTTTTATGGGCGTATGTAAAAACGGGAGGGAACCTGGTGATGCAGTACAACACCAACCAGGACAAAACGGTCGATCAATTGGGAATGTACCCATTTAACATTGCCAATAAACGGGTAACCGAAGAAAATGCTGCGGTTACTTTTTTAAATCCGAACCATAAACTGCTCAGCTTCCCGAACAAAATTACCCCCGATGATTTTAAAGGCTGGGTACAGGAGCGCGGTGCCTATTTCCCCGACCAATGGGATGCGGCGTATGAACCGCTTTTCGAAATGCACGACACCGGTGAAGAGCCACTGCAGGGATCCACTTTATATACCAAATATGGAAAAGGTAATTTTATTTATACCCCGTTAGCCTTCTTCCGGCAGTTGCCTGCCGGAAATGCCGGGGCGGCACGTTTGTTCCTGAACTTTTTATCTGCACAGAAAAACTGA
- a CDS encoding helix-turn-helix domain-containing protein, with translation MKNIRKLNLYYMYKWEIEELKFQIGKLIQLHRLKRQLSQLQLGNELNISSNHVGRIERAETNPTLESLLTICNFFEIDILHLFRKLNDEELKKIESEIDQLQREFKNQNKRKS, from the coding sequence ATGAAAAATATTAGAAAGCTCAACCTTTACTACATGTATAAATGGGAAATAGAAGAATTAAAGTTTCAAATTGGCAAGCTTATTCAGTTGCATAGGCTCAAAAGACAGCTTTCGCAATTACAACTTGGGAATGAACTCAATATTTCAAGCAACCATGTCGGCAGAATTGAAAGGGCTGAAACCAATCCTACCCTTGAAAGTCTTCTCACAATCTGTAATTTTTTCGAGATCGATATTTTACATTTATTTAGAAAACTAAATGACGAAGAATTAAAGAAGATAGAAAGTGAAATTGATCAGCTACAAAGAGAATTTAAAAATCAAAATAAGAGAAAATCCTGA
- a CDS encoding leucine-rich repeat domain-containing protein, with product MNIKIKNINQSKLDLSNYGLKDIPEEVFELKNLKKLILRNNKIKNIPAEIEKLNRLETLDLSGNNISLFYAKICSLKNLKTLNLNNNQLKNTPLQLTNLKKLRSIHLSNNRFRQIPSNIFSLHNLRELDISNNPIEIIDSRIENLNNLRKLWINNLKINNFPIKSIGNLKSLDALYCYSKRNVDDLDLDTYFKVLSMIKGNSMKKLNALIANSKSTENKILMKNKIREIKKVFITYAWSDEEFNTKILSFVDFLRKKGFDATLDRKKSQESVAINFNKMMIDGIVNSDKVIVVLNKKYKERTEKFLGGVDTEFQIIFEDKKANPNKYIFVSFGDENVKDILPLAIGGTEILNLKKDQDDNNFNVLFSKIKEEQIIKFSNVHDKEVEVSRVDIEPFKL from the coding sequence ATGAATATAAAAATTAAAAACATAAATCAATCTAAACTTGACTTGTCAAACTATGGGTTAAAAGATATCCCTGAAGAAGTTTTTGAATTAAAAAACTTAAAAAAATTAATATTAAGAAATAATAAAATAAAAAATATTCCTGCTGAGATTGAAAAACTAAACAGGTTAGAAACTTTGGATTTATCAGGAAATAATATTTCATTATTTTATGCAAAAATTTGCTCACTCAAAAATTTAAAAACATTAAATCTAAATAATAATCAATTAAAAAATACGCCCTTACAATTAACAAATCTAAAAAAGTTACGTAGCATACATCTATCCAATAATAGATTTAGGCAAATACCAAGTAATATTTTTTCTTTACATAATTTAAGAGAGCTGGATATAAGTAATAACCCAATCGAAATTATTGATTCTCGAATTGAAAATTTAAACAATCTTCGAAAACTATGGATAAACAACCTGAAAATCAATAATTTCCCTATTAAATCAATAGGCAATCTTAAAAGTTTAGACGCACTATATTGCTATTCTAAAAGAAATGTAGATGATCTGGATCTTGATACATATTTTAAAGTATTATCAATGATAAAAGGTAATTCAATGAAAAAATTAAATGCGTTGATTGCTAATAGTAAAAGCACTGAAAATAAAATACTTATGAAAAACAAAATTAGAGAAATTAAAAAAGTTTTTATTACTTATGCCTGGTCGGATGAGGAATTTAATACAAAAATACTTTCATTTGTTGATTTCTTAAGAAAGAAGGGGTTTGATGCAACTCTTGATAGAAAAAAAAGTCAAGAATCGGTCGCAATAAATTTTAATAAAATGATGATCGATGGAATTGTGAATAGTGATAAAGTTATTGTAGTTTTAAATAAAAAATATAAGGAGAGGACTGAAAAATTTCTTGGGGGTGTTGATACAGAGTTTCAGATTATTTTTGAAGATAAAAAAGCGAATCCTAATAAATATATTTTTGTTTCATTTGGAGATGAAAACGTAAAAGATATTTTACCACTGGCAATTGGTGGCACTGAAATTCTCAATCTCAAAAAAGATCAAGATGATAATAATTTTAACGTATTATTTAGCAAAATTAAAGAAGAGCAAATTATTAAGTTCTCAAATGTTCATGATAAAGAAGTTGAGGTTAGCAGAGTTGATATAGAACCGTTTAAATTGTAG